The Pungitius pungitius chromosome 8, fPunPun2.1, whole genome shotgun sequence genome has a window encoding:
- the rbbp5 gene encoding retinoblastoma-binding protein 5 isoform X2, with protein MDNFLLLSESFGQNYPEEADGTLDCISMALTCTFNRWGTLLAVGCNDGRIVIWDFLTRGIAKIISAHIHPVCSLCWSRDGHKLVSASTDNIVSQWDVLSGDCDQRFRFPSPILKLQCHPRDMDKVLVCPMKSAPVLLTLSDSKHVVLPVDDDSDLNVVAAFDRRGEFIYTGNAKGKILVLNTNTQELVASFRVTTGTSNTTAIKSIEFARKGSCFLINTADRIIRVYDGREILTCGRDGEPEPMQKLQDLVNRTPWKRCCFSGDGEYIVAGSARQHALYIWEKSIGNLVKILHGTRGELLLDVAWHPVRPIIASISSGVVSIWAQNQVENWSAFAPDFKELDENVEYEERESEFDIEDEDKSEPEQTGADAAEDEEVDVTTVDPIVAFCSSDEELEDYKALLYLPIAPEVEDPEENPFGPPPDTSVQPAAPEEALAGSDKKKLLSEGGPTKKKARTTTIELQGVPSDEVHPLLGVKGDGKSKKKTAGRPKGSKGKDKDFPFRPKPYRGERPSFPVEALGSSGPGGVGAGGGGGGGGMKGRAEGGLATGSLVSQSYKQHDMGGMD; from the exons AGTCGTTCGGGCAGAACTATCCAGAG GAGGCAGATGGCACTCTGGACTGTATCAGTATGGCCCTCACCTGCACCTTCAACCGCTGGGGCACCCTGCTGGCCGTGGGCTGCAACGACGGGCGCATCGTCATCTGGGACTTCCTCACACGGGGCATCGCCAAAATCATCAGCGCACACATCCACCCGGTCTGCTCTTTGTG CTGGAGTCGCGACGGTCACAAGCTGGTGAGCGCCTCAACGGACAACATTGTCTCGCAGTGGGACGTCCTGTCAGGAGACTGTGACCAGAGGTTCCGCTTCCCCTCGCCCATCCTGAAGCTGCAGTGCCACCCCAGGGACAT GGACAAGGTGCTGGTGTGTCCCATGAAGTCGGCCCCGGTCCTGCTCACGTTGTCCGACTCCAAACACGTCGTCCTGCCCGTGGACGACGACTCGGACCTGAACGTGGTGGCGGCCTTTGACAGGCGGGGGGAGTTCATCTACACTGGCAACGCCAAAGGAAAG ATTCTGGTGTTGAACACAAACACTCAGGAGCTGGTGGCTTCCTTCAGAGTGACAACTGGAACCAGCAACACCACTGCCATCAAGTCTATTGAATTTGCACGCAAGGGCAG TTGCTTCCTCATAAACACAGCAGACCGGATCATCAGGGTGTACGATGGCAGGGAGATACTGACATGTGGCCGAGACGGTGAGCCCGAACCCATGCAGAAACTACAGGACCTGGTGAACCG GACTCCCTGGAAGCGATGCTGTTTCTCTGGCGACGGCGAATACATCGTGGCCGGTTCAGCCAGGCAGCACGCCCTCTACATCTGGGAGAAGAGCATCGGCAACCTGGTGAAGATCCTgcatgggaccagaggagagctgctgctggatgtggcT TGGCATCCTGTCCGTCCGATTATCGCCTCTATCTCCAGTGGGGTGGTGTCCATCTGGGCTCAGAACCAAGTG gaAAACTGGAGCGCTTTCGCTCCGGACTTCAAAGAGCTGGACGAGAACGTTGAGTACGAAGAACGAGAGTCAGAGTTCGACATCGAGGACGAAGACAAGAGTGAACCCGAGCAGACAG GTGCCGACGCTGCCGAGGATGAAGAGGTGGACGTCACCACTGTCGACCCCATTGTGGCTTTCTGCAGCAG CgatgaggagctggaggactacAAGGCCCTGCTGTACCTGCCCATCGCCCCCGAGGTGGAGGATCCGGAGGAGAACCCCTTCGGCCCCCCGCCGGACACCTCGGTCCAGCCGGCCGCCCCCGAGGAGGCGCTGGCCGGCAGCGACAAGAAGAAGCTTTTGTCTGAGGGAGGCCCGACCAAGAAAAAGGCTCGCACCACCACCATCGAGCTGCAGGGGGTCCCCAGCGACG AGGTGCACCCCCTGCTGGGAGTGAAGGGGGACGGCAAGTCCAAGAAGAAGACAGCCGGCCGTCCCAAAGGCTCTAAAGGTAAAGACAAAGACTTCCCCTTCAGGCCCAAGCCCTAcaggggcgaacggccctcctTCCCTGTGGAGGCCCTGGGCAGCTCTGGCCCTGGAGGagtaggagcaggaggaggaggaggaggaggagggatgaagggCAGGGCAGAGGGGGGCCTGGCCACAG GGAGCCTGGTGTCGCAGTCGTACAAACAGCACGACATGGGCGGGATGGACTGA
- the rbbp5 gene encoding retinoblastoma-binding protein 5 isoform X4 has protein sequence MDNFLLLSESFGQNYPEEADGTLDCISMALTCTFNRWGTLLAVGCNDGRIVIWDFLTRGIAKIISAHIHPVCSLCWSRDGHKLVSASTDNIVSQWDVLSGDCDQRFRFPSPILKLQCHPRDMDKVLVCPMKSAPVLLTLSDSKHVVLPVDDDSDLNVVAAFDRRGEFIYTGNAKGKILVLNTNTQELVASFRVTTGTSNTTAIKSIEFARKGSCFLINTADRIIRVYDGREILTCGRDGEPEPMQKLQDLVNRTPWKRCCFSGDGEYIVAGSARQHALYIWEKSIGNLVKILHGTRGELLLDVAWHPVRPIIASISSGVVSIWAQNQVENWSAFAPDFKELDENVEYEERESEFDIEDEDKSEPEQTGADAAEDEEVDVTTVDPIVAFCSSDEELEDYKALLYLPIAPEVEDPEENPFGPPPDTSVQPAAPEEALAGSDKKKLLSEGGPTKKKARTTTIELQGVPSDEVHPLLGVKGDGKSKKKTAGRPKGSKGSLVSQSYKQHDMGGMD, from the exons AGTCGTTCGGGCAGAACTATCCAGAG GAGGCAGATGGCACTCTGGACTGTATCAGTATGGCCCTCACCTGCACCTTCAACCGCTGGGGCACCCTGCTGGCCGTGGGCTGCAACGACGGGCGCATCGTCATCTGGGACTTCCTCACACGGGGCATCGCCAAAATCATCAGCGCACACATCCACCCGGTCTGCTCTTTGTG CTGGAGTCGCGACGGTCACAAGCTGGTGAGCGCCTCAACGGACAACATTGTCTCGCAGTGGGACGTCCTGTCAGGAGACTGTGACCAGAGGTTCCGCTTCCCCTCGCCCATCCTGAAGCTGCAGTGCCACCCCAGGGACAT GGACAAGGTGCTGGTGTGTCCCATGAAGTCGGCCCCGGTCCTGCTCACGTTGTCCGACTCCAAACACGTCGTCCTGCCCGTGGACGACGACTCGGACCTGAACGTGGTGGCGGCCTTTGACAGGCGGGGGGAGTTCATCTACACTGGCAACGCCAAAGGAAAG ATTCTGGTGTTGAACACAAACACTCAGGAGCTGGTGGCTTCCTTCAGAGTGACAACTGGAACCAGCAACACCACTGCCATCAAGTCTATTGAATTTGCACGCAAGGGCAG TTGCTTCCTCATAAACACAGCAGACCGGATCATCAGGGTGTACGATGGCAGGGAGATACTGACATGTGGCCGAGACGGTGAGCCCGAACCCATGCAGAAACTACAGGACCTGGTGAACCG GACTCCCTGGAAGCGATGCTGTTTCTCTGGCGACGGCGAATACATCGTGGCCGGTTCAGCCAGGCAGCACGCCCTCTACATCTGGGAGAAGAGCATCGGCAACCTGGTGAAGATCCTgcatgggaccagaggagagctgctgctggatgtggcT TGGCATCCTGTCCGTCCGATTATCGCCTCTATCTCCAGTGGGGTGGTGTCCATCTGGGCTCAGAACCAAGTG gaAAACTGGAGCGCTTTCGCTCCGGACTTCAAAGAGCTGGACGAGAACGTTGAGTACGAAGAACGAGAGTCAGAGTTCGACATCGAGGACGAAGACAAGAGTGAACCCGAGCAGACAG GTGCCGACGCTGCCGAGGATGAAGAGGTGGACGTCACCACTGTCGACCCCATTGTGGCTTTCTGCAGCAG CgatgaggagctggaggactacAAGGCCCTGCTGTACCTGCCCATCGCCCCCGAGGTGGAGGATCCGGAGGAGAACCCCTTCGGCCCCCCGCCGGACACCTCGGTCCAGCCGGCCGCCCCCGAGGAGGCGCTGGCCGGCAGCGACAAGAAGAAGCTTTTGTCTGAGGGAGGCCCGACCAAGAAAAAGGCTCGCACCACCACCATCGAGCTGCAGGGGGTCCCCAGCGACG AGGTGCACCCCCTGCTGGGAGTGAAGGGGGACGGCAAGTCCAAGAAGAAGACAGCCGGCCGTCCCAAAGGCTCTAAAG GGAGCCTGGTGTCGCAGTCGTACAAACAGCACGACATGGGCGGGATGGACTGA
- the rbbp5 gene encoding retinoblastoma-binding protein 5 isoform X3 — protein MNLDLLESFGQNYPEEADGTLDCISMALTCTFNRWGTLLAVGCNDGRIVIWDFLTRGIAKIISAHIHPVCSLCWSRDGHKLVSASTDNIVSQWDVLSGDCDQRFRFPSPILKLQCHPRDMDKVLVCPMKSAPVLLTLSDSKHVVLPVDDDSDLNVVAAFDRRGEFIYTGNAKGKILVLNTNTQELVASFRVTTGTSNTTAIKSIEFARKGSCFLINTADRIIRVYDGREILTCGRDGEPEPMQKLQDLVNRTPWKRCCFSGDGEYIVAGSARQHALYIWEKSIGNLVKILHGTRGELLLDVAWHPVRPIIASISSGVVSIWAQNQVENWSAFAPDFKELDENVEYEERESEFDIEDEDKSEPEQTGADAAEDEEVDVTTVDPIVAFCSSDEELEDYKALLYLPIAPEVEDPEENPFGPPPDTSVQPAAPEEALAGSDKKKLLSEGGPTKKKARTTTIELQGVPSDEVHPLLGVKGDGKSKKKTAGRPKGSKGKDKDFPFRPKPYRGERPSFPVEALGSSGPGGVGAGGGGGGGGMKGRAEGGLATGKFSTRPAAAQSGSSAQSD, from the exons AGTCGTTCGGGCAGAACTATCCAGAG GAGGCAGATGGCACTCTGGACTGTATCAGTATGGCCCTCACCTGCACCTTCAACCGCTGGGGCACCCTGCTGGCCGTGGGCTGCAACGACGGGCGCATCGTCATCTGGGACTTCCTCACACGGGGCATCGCCAAAATCATCAGCGCACACATCCACCCGGTCTGCTCTTTGTG CTGGAGTCGCGACGGTCACAAGCTGGTGAGCGCCTCAACGGACAACATTGTCTCGCAGTGGGACGTCCTGTCAGGAGACTGTGACCAGAGGTTCCGCTTCCCCTCGCCCATCCTGAAGCTGCAGTGCCACCCCAGGGACAT GGACAAGGTGCTGGTGTGTCCCATGAAGTCGGCCCCGGTCCTGCTCACGTTGTCCGACTCCAAACACGTCGTCCTGCCCGTGGACGACGACTCGGACCTGAACGTGGTGGCGGCCTTTGACAGGCGGGGGGAGTTCATCTACACTGGCAACGCCAAAGGAAAG ATTCTGGTGTTGAACACAAACACTCAGGAGCTGGTGGCTTCCTTCAGAGTGACAACTGGAACCAGCAACACCACTGCCATCAAGTCTATTGAATTTGCACGCAAGGGCAG TTGCTTCCTCATAAACACAGCAGACCGGATCATCAGGGTGTACGATGGCAGGGAGATACTGACATGTGGCCGAGACGGTGAGCCCGAACCCATGCAGAAACTACAGGACCTGGTGAACCG GACTCCCTGGAAGCGATGCTGTTTCTCTGGCGACGGCGAATACATCGTGGCCGGTTCAGCCAGGCAGCACGCCCTCTACATCTGGGAGAAGAGCATCGGCAACCTGGTGAAGATCCTgcatgggaccagaggagagctgctgctggatgtggcT TGGCATCCTGTCCGTCCGATTATCGCCTCTATCTCCAGTGGGGTGGTGTCCATCTGGGCTCAGAACCAAGTG gaAAACTGGAGCGCTTTCGCTCCGGACTTCAAAGAGCTGGACGAGAACGTTGAGTACGAAGAACGAGAGTCAGAGTTCGACATCGAGGACGAAGACAAGAGTGAACCCGAGCAGACAG GTGCCGACGCTGCCGAGGATGAAGAGGTGGACGTCACCACTGTCGACCCCATTGTGGCTTTCTGCAGCAG CgatgaggagctggaggactacAAGGCCCTGCTGTACCTGCCCATCGCCCCCGAGGTGGAGGATCCGGAGGAGAACCCCTTCGGCCCCCCGCCGGACACCTCGGTCCAGCCGGCCGCCCCCGAGGAGGCGCTGGCCGGCAGCGACAAGAAGAAGCTTTTGTCTGAGGGAGGCCCGACCAAGAAAAAGGCTCGCACCACCACCATCGAGCTGCAGGGGGTCCCCAGCGACG AGGTGCACCCCCTGCTGGGAGTGAAGGGGGACGGCAAGTCCAAGAAGAAGACAGCCGGCCGTCCCAAAGGCTCTAAAGGTAAAGACAAAGACTTCCCCTTCAGGCCCAAGCCCTAcaggggcgaacggccctcctTCCCTGTGGAGGCCCTGGGCAGCTCTGGCCCTGGAGGagtaggagcaggaggaggaggaggaggaggagggatgaagggCAGGGCAGAGGGGGGCCTGGCCACAGGTAAGTTCTCCAcccgccctgctgctgctcagtcAGGCAGCTCGGCTCAGTCTGACTGA
- the rbbp5 gene encoding retinoblastoma-binding protein 5 isoform X1 has product MDNFLLLSESFGQNYPEEADGTLDCISMALTCTFNRWGTLLAVGCNDGRIVIWDFLTRGIAKIISAHIHPVCSLCWSRDGHKLVSASTDNIVSQWDVLSGDCDQRFRFPSPILKLQCHPRDMDKVLVCPMKSAPVLLTLSDSKHVVLPVDDDSDLNVVAAFDRRGEFIYTGNAKGKILVLNTNTQELVASFRVTTGTSNTTAIKSIEFARKGSCFLINTADRIIRVYDGREILTCGRDGEPEPMQKLQDLVNRTPWKRCCFSGDGEYIVAGSARQHALYIWEKSIGNLVKILHGTRGELLLDVAWHPVRPIIASISSGVVSIWAQNQVENWSAFAPDFKELDENVEYEERESEFDIEDEDKSEPEQTGADAAEDEEVDVTTVDPIVAFCSSDEELEDYKALLYLPIAPEVEDPEENPFGPPPDTSVQPAAPEEALAGSDKKKLLSEGGPTKKKARTTTIELQGVPSDEVHPLLGVKGDGKSKKKTAGRPKGSKGKDKDFPFRPKPYRGERPSFPVEALGSSGPGGVGAGGGGGGGGMKGRAEGGLATGKFSTRPAAAQSGSSAQSD; this is encoded by the exons AGTCGTTCGGGCAGAACTATCCAGAG GAGGCAGATGGCACTCTGGACTGTATCAGTATGGCCCTCACCTGCACCTTCAACCGCTGGGGCACCCTGCTGGCCGTGGGCTGCAACGACGGGCGCATCGTCATCTGGGACTTCCTCACACGGGGCATCGCCAAAATCATCAGCGCACACATCCACCCGGTCTGCTCTTTGTG CTGGAGTCGCGACGGTCACAAGCTGGTGAGCGCCTCAACGGACAACATTGTCTCGCAGTGGGACGTCCTGTCAGGAGACTGTGACCAGAGGTTCCGCTTCCCCTCGCCCATCCTGAAGCTGCAGTGCCACCCCAGGGACAT GGACAAGGTGCTGGTGTGTCCCATGAAGTCGGCCCCGGTCCTGCTCACGTTGTCCGACTCCAAACACGTCGTCCTGCCCGTGGACGACGACTCGGACCTGAACGTGGTGGCGGCCTTTGACAGGCGGGGGGAGTTCATCTACACTGGCAACGCCAAAGGAAAG ATTCTGGTGTTGAACACAAACACTCAGGAGCTGGTGGCTTCCTTCAGAGTGACAACTGGAACCAGCAACACCACTGCCATCAAGTCTATTGAATTTGCACGCAAGGGCAG TTGCTTCCTCATAAACACAGCAGACCGGATCATCAGGGTGTACGATGGCAGGGAGATACTGACATGTGGCCGAGACGGTGAGCCCGAACCCATGCAGAAACTACAGGACCTGGTGAACCG GACTCCCTGGAAGCGATGCTGTTTCTCTGGCGACGGCGAATACATCGTGGCCGGTTCAGCCAGGCAGCACGCCCTCTACATCTGGGAGAAGAGCATCGGCAACCTGGTGAAGATCCTgcatgggaccagaggagagctgctgctggatgtggcT TGGCATCCTGTCCGTCCGATTATCGCCTCTATCTCCAGTGGGGTGGTGTCCATCTGGGCTCAGAACCAAGTG gaAAACTGGAGCGCTTTCGCTCCGGACTTCAAAGAGCTGGACGAGAACGTTGAGTACGAAGAACGAGAGTCAGAGTTCGACATCGAGGACGAAGACAAGAGTGAACCCGAGCAGACAG GTGCCGACGCTGCCGAGGATGAAGAGGTGGACGTCACCACTGTCGACCCCATTGTGGCTTTCTGCAGCAG CgatgaggagctggaggactacAAGGCCCTGCTGTACCTGCCCATCGCCCCCGAGGTGGAGGATCCGGAGGAGAACCCCTTCGGCCCCCCGCCGGACACCTCGGTCCAGCCGGCCGCCCCCGAGGAGGCGCTGGCCGGCAGCGACAAGAAGAAGCTTTTGTCTGAGGGAGGCCCGACCAAGAAAAAGGCTCGCACCACCACCATCGAGCTGCAGGGGGTCCCCAGCGACG AGGTGCACCCCCTGCTGGGAGTGAAGGGGGACGGCAAGTCCAAGAAGAAGACAGCCGGCCGTCCCAAAGGCTCTAAAGGTAAAGACAAAGACTTCCCCTTCAGGCCCAAGCCCTAcaggggcgaacggccctcctTCCCTGTGGAGGCCCTGGGCAGCTCTGGCCCTGGAGGagtaggagcaggaggaggaggaggaggaggagggatgaagggCAGGGCAGAGGGGGGCCTGGCCACAGGTAAGTTCTCCAcccgccctgctgctgctcagtcAGGCAGCTCGGCTCAGTCTGACTGA